Proteins from a genomic interval of Zingiber officinale cultivar Zhangliang chromosome 2A, Zo_v1.1, whole genome shotgun sequence:
- the LOC122043620 gene encoding uncharacterized protein LOC122043620 → MATTVAVPSMAEEGEKAVRCKFCHHISNGGITRLKEHLAQTHKGVAPCVSVPDDIKKEIRESLDKIRASKSKQTELLREIGEGPQSMSTQSSKVGSVGGNSIGCSGSGSGESKGKGTLHGFVSSEPRQTTLNSTYKKDLLVDVKRRIGRFIYSAALPFNVVNDPYWLPMVEGIAEYGRGFKPPSMHELRTWILKGVVDGINLIYEEHKKAWKKYGCTIMSDGWTDGKNRSLINFLVNSPAGTFFLKSIDASDSIKNGELIFKYLNDVVDEVGEENVIQIVTDNASNCIKAGKKIMETRHRIWWTPCAAHCIDLMLEDIAKLKIFSDTIEHAKMVVKFLYGHGTILSLMRKYTNGKEILRPAVTRFATSFLTLQSMYKVKRPLEQMFASEDWVSSPLSQTTQGKVVKRIVINDPNFWPHVAFCVKSVVPLVSVLREVDSEERSAMGYIYELMDKAKETIKFNCGGVDRNTNPFGKKLIHDGLHNFIILYTRPGTI, encoded by the exons ATGGCGACGACGGTGGCGGTTCCAAGCATGGCGGAAGAAG GGGAAAAAGCTGTTCGGTGCAAATTTTGTCATCATATATCGAATGGAGGGATTACTCGCTTGAAGGAACAtttagctcaaactcataaagggGTTGCACCTTGTGTTAGTGTTCCGGATGATATTAAGAAAGAAATTAGAGAATCACTTGACAAAATTAGAGCATCTAAAAGTAAACAAACTGAATTGTTACGAGAGATCGGTGAAGGTCCCCAAAGTATGAGTACACAATCATCAAAAGTTGGAAGTGTAGGGGGAAATTCAATTGGATGTTCTGGATCTGGTAGTGGTGAATCAAAAGGTAAAGGTACTCTTCATGGGTTTGTTAGTTCCGAACCTCGACAAACAACCCTAAATTCGACATACAAAAAAGATTTGTTGGTTGATGTGAAGCGTAGAATTGGTCGTTTTATTTACTCTGCCGCACTTCCGTTTAATGTTGTGAATGATCCTTATTGGCTGCCTATGGTTGAGGGCATTGCGGAATATGGAAGAGGGTTCAAGCCTCCTTCAATGCATGAGTTAAGAACTTGGATACTTAAAGGTGTGGTTGATGGCATCAACCTAATATATGAGGAGCATAAAAAGGCATGGAAAAAATATGGATGCACTATTATGTCCGATGGTTGGACGGATGGaaagaatagaagtttgatcaattttttAGTAAATAGTCCCGCCGgcactttctttttgaaatctaTTGATGCATCAGATTCTATTAAAAATGGGGAATTGATCTTTAAATATCTTAATGATGTTGTTGATGAGGTGGGAGAGGaaaatgtaattcaaattgtcaCGGATAATGCTTCGAATTGCATTAAGGCGGGGAAAAAAATTATGGAGACTAGACATAGAATTTGGTGGACACCTTGTGCGGCGCATTGCATTGATCTAATGTTGGAGGATATTGCAAAGTTGAAGATTTTTTCTGACACAATTGAGCATGCTAAGATGGTTGTGAAGTTCCTTTATGGTCATGGGACTATACTTTCTTTGATGAGAAAGTATACAAACGGTAAAGAAATTCTCCGTCCCGCTGTTACTCGCTTTGCTACTTCATTTCTCACTCTTCAGAGTATGTATAAGGTTAAAAGGCCACTTGAACAAATGTTTGCTTCCGAAGATTGGGTTAGTTCACCACTATCTCAAACAACTCAGGGGAAGGTCGTGAAGAGAATTGTTATTAACGATCCCAACTTTTGGCCACATGTTGCATTTTGTGTTAAGAGTGTTGTTCCTCTTGTAAGTGTGTTAAGGGAAGTTGATTCGGAGGAGAGATCGGCCATGGGATATATTTATGAACTTATGGATAAGGCAAAAGAgacaataaaatttaattgtggGGGAGTTGACAGAAATACAaacccatttggaaaaaaattGATTCACGATGGACTCCACAACTTCATCATCCTCTACACGCGGCCGGGTACTATTTGA